A genomic window from Aquitalea aquatilis includes:
- a CDS encoding phasin family protein: protein MSSAPKNARFPQQPSLDITLKFLQVSMNNVEQLMNFQISTSRIQLDNYAKSLQALSQAETPQEALSQISSIAKENANQAMECSGEFCGILSKAQEELQGLALEHLGSVQDSLQGMASYLQQPATTSKKK, encoded by the coding sequence ATGTCATCCGCCCCGAAGAATGCCCGCTTCCCACAGCAACCCAGCCTCGATATCACGCTGAAGTTTCTGCAAGTTTCGATGAACAATGTCGAGCAACTGATGAATTTCCAGATCAGCACCAGCCGCATCCAGCTGGACAACTATGCCAAGTCGCTGCAAGCACTGAGCCAGGCCGAAACGCCGCAAGAAGCACTCAGCCAGATCAGCAGCATCGCCAAGGAAAATGCCAACCAGGCCATGGAATGTTCCGGCGAATTCTGCGGCATCTTGTCCAAGGCACAGGAAGAGCTGCAAGGCCTGGCGCTGGAACACCTGGGCAGCGTGCAGGACTCGCTGCAGGGCATGGCCAGCTATCTGCAGCAGCCAGCCACCACCAGCAAGAAGAAATAA
- a CDS encoding aspartate aminotransferase family protein translates to MHSNQTTRSTAEYQAMDAAHHIHAFLDQKALNEEGARVITRGQGLYLWDSEGKKYLDGMSGLWCTNVGYGRPELIDAATRQLQQLSYYNLFFHTTHPAVLELSERLFALLPGQYSHVIYTNSGSEANEVLIRTVRRFWDVMGQPDKKIFIGRHNGYHGSTVGSASLGGMAFMHEMGNLPIPGVEHIAEPYWYAHGGKLSPAEFGLKCAQELETKILQLGADKVAAFVAEPFQGAGGMIFPPESYWPEIQRICRKYDVLLCADEVIGGFGRTGEWFAHQHFDFQPDTLSIAKGLTSGYIPMGGLVLSRRMAEALVAKGGVFAHGLTYSGHPVAAAVALANLDVLQGEGMVEAVKQDTGPYLQACLRQLFAEHPLVGDIQGTGMVAALQFAQDKSSRQLFADEDDITWRCRSHGFDEGVIIRSTHGRMIMAPALAITRSEIDELLDKTRRAVDRTAQELGLL, encoded by the coding sequence ATGCACAGTAATCAGACCACACGCAGTACCGCCGAATACCAGGCGATGGACGCGGCCCATCATATTCATGCTTTTCTCGATCAGAAAGCCTTGAACGAGGAGGGCGCACGCGTCATCACCCGTGGGCAGGGCCTGTATTTATGGGATAGCGAGGGTAAGAAATACCTGGATGGCATGTCTGGCCTGTGGTGCACCAATGTCGGTTATGGCCGGCCGGAGCTGATCGATGCAGCCACGCGCCAGCTGCAACAGCTGAGCTATTACAACCTGTTTTTCCATACCACCCATCCGGCGGTGCTGGAATTGTCCGAACGGCTGTTTGCCCTGCTGCCGGGGCAGTACAGCCATGTGATCTATACCAATTCCGGCTCCGAGGCCAATGAGGTGCTGATCCGCACCGTGCGTCGCTTCTGGGATGTGATGGGGCAGCCGGACAAGAAAATCTTCATCGGCCGCCACAACGGTTATCACGGCTCCACCGTGGGCAGCGCCTCGCTCGGTGGCATGGCCTTCATGCACGAGATGGGTAATCTGCCCATTCCCGGTGTCGAGCACATTGCCGAGCCTTACTGGTACGCCCATGGCGGCAAGCTGAGCCCGGCCGAGTTTGGCCTCAAGTGCGCGCAGGAGCTGGAGACGAAAATCCTGCAACTGGGCGCGGACAAGGTGGCTGCCTTTGTTGCCGAGCCCTTCCAGGGTGCGGGCGGGATGATTTTCCCGCCGGAAAGCTATTGGCCGGAAATCCAGCGCATCTGCCGCAAATACGATGTGCTGCTGTGTGCCGACGAGGTGATCGGTGGCTTTGGCCGCACCGGCGAGTGGTTTGCCCACCAGCATTTCGATTTCCAGCCGGATACCCTGAGCATCGCCAAGGGGCTGACCTCCGGCTACATCCCCATGGGTGGGCTGGTGCTGTCGCGGCGCATGGCCGAGGCGCTGGTCGCCAAGGGCGGGGTGTTCGCCCATGGCCTGACCTATTCCGGCCATCCGGTGGCCGCCGCCGTGGCGCTGGCCAATCTGGATGTGCTGCAGGGCGAGGGCATGGTAGAGGCGGTGAAGCAGGATACCGGCCCCTATCTGCAAGCCTGCCTGCGCCAGCTATTTGCCGAGCACCCGCTGGTGGGCGACATCCAGGGGACCGGCATGGTGGCAGCCTTGCAGTTTGCCCAGGACAAGAGCAGCCGCCAGCTGTTTGCTGATGAAGATGACATTACCTGGCGCTGCCGCAGCCACGGCTTTGACGAGGGGGTGATCATCCGCTCCACCCATGGCCGCATGATCATGGCACCGGCGCTGGCCATTACCCGCAGCGAAATCGACGAACTGCTGGACAAGACCCGCCGCGCGGTGGACCGCACCGCACAGGAGCTGGGTCTGCTCTAA
- a CDS encoding polyamine ABC transporter substrate-binding protein, whose product MSRKPTTRLLLSGAALCLGLTAQAAELHVYNWSDYIGEQTIASFEKQTSIKVKYDVYDSDDTLQAKLLTGKAGYDIVVPTSNYMARQAAAGIYLPLNKALLPNLANLDPQLMKMIASADPGNKYGVPYAWFTDGLGLNLNKVKAALGKDVALDSWDVLFEPATLGKLKGCGVSMLDQASDVFAITLHYLHKDPNSKNPADYQAAFEALRKIRPYITQFNSSGYINDLANGDICLAVGWSGDIGIARRRAADAGKHYQISYVIPKSGAPFSVDMMAIPKDAPNPAAAHQWINHILQPDVAAGITNKVFYPTPNLPARKLVQAAIASDGGIYPSPAVMQTLFLLQPLPTDILRLQNRLWTQLKTGR is encoded by the coding sequence ATGAGCCGTAAACCCACCACGCGCCTGCTATTGTCCGGCGCGGCACTCTGTCTCGGCCTGACCGCGCAGGCTGCCGAGCTGCACGTGTACAACTGGTCCGATTATATCGGTGAGCAGACCATCGCCAGCTTCGAGAAACAGACCAGCATCAAGGTCAAATACGATGTCTACGACAGTGACGACACCCTGCAAGCCAAGCTGCTGACCGGCAAGGCGGGCTACGATATTGTCGTGCCCACCTCCAACTACATGGCCCGTCAGGCGGCAGCCGGCATCTACCTGCCGCTCAACAAGGCATTGCTGCCCAATCTGGCCAATCTGGATCCGCAGTTGATGAAGATGATCGCCAGCGCCGACCCCGGTAACAAATACGGTGTGCCATATGCCTGGTTTACCGATGGCCTGGGCCTGAACCTGAACAAGGTGAAGGCGGCGCTGGGCAAGGATGTGGCGCTGGATAGCTGGGATGTGCTGTTCGAGCCGGCCACGCTGGGCAAGCTGAAAGGCTGTGGGGTGTCCATGCTGGATCAGGCCAGCGATGTGTTCGCCATCACCCTGCATTACCTGCACAAAGACCCCAACAGCAAGAACCCGGCCGATTATCAGGCGGCATTCGAAGCCCTGAGGAAGATCCGCCCCTATATCACCCAGTTCAACTCTTCCGGCTATATCAATGATTTGGCCAATGGCGATATCTGCCTTGCCGTTGGCTGGTCCGGCGATATCGGCATTGCCCGCCGTCGTGCGGCCGATGCCGGCAAGCATTACCAGATCAGCTATGTCATTCCCAAAAGCGGGGCACCGTTTTCCGTCGACATGATGGCCATTCCCAAAGATGCGCCCAACCCGGCCGCTGCTCATCAGTGGATCAACCACATCCTGCAGCCGGATGTCGCTGCCGGCATTACCAACAAGGTGTTCTACCCCACGCCCAACCTGCCGGCACGCAAGCTGGTACAAGCGGCCATTGCCAGTGATGGCGGTATTTATCCGTCGCCGGCGGTCATGCAGACACTGTTTCTGTTACAGCCCTTGCCCACGGACATCCTGCGCTTGCAAAACCGGCTGTGGACGCAGTTAAAGACCGGGCGTTGA